From a single Streptomyces misionensis genomic region:
- a CDS encoding IPT/TIG domain-containing protein: MAPTTVHTAIRPGRLRRLRRGAAGALATALLGTAAALLPAVPAHAAAPAQLVYVANSDSDSVTVYDPATGAKVTDVMVGSQPRSVALSPDGTQAYVTDYAGGAITVIDTATNTAVDAFAVGAAPTPVAFSPDGAHAYVGLTGSPGQVAVIDTATRTVTATVPVGGQPFALQVRPDGGRVYVADFVKNVVEVIDTATNTLAATIAEPAGARSPTGLAVSPDGASVYVTNYNSRNVTVIDAGSYLVTALVPVGAQPFGVAVTPDGGSVYVANMSSGSVSVLDAATNTVTATVPVGVRPFGVTADPEGGAVYVANNTSNTVSTISTATNTVTATVSAGLAPFGLAVSKPAPPKVTGLAPGHGPVAGSTTITLTGSHLSGTTAVSFDGTPAANVTVVDDSTVTAAAPAHAAGTVDVTLSARGRTVPAGQYTYEDPAPVLSGLAPATGPAAGGTVVTLTGSHFTGATAVNFGTVPATSFTVVDDSTITATAPAAAAAGPVDVSVTTPAGTSATGATDRYTYTKDTAKLTANPLLLSIGPGQLSVNLNLSAALTDTTTGKAVPGATVTFKVGATTVCTAITNAAGTASCTGPCPVAAVLLNLGYTATYAGDPAHEAATATAGLIRIG, encoded by the coding sequence ATGGCACCGACCACCGTCCACACCGCGATACGCCCGGGGCGGCTGCGCCGCCTGCGGCGCGGCGCGGCGGGCGCACTGGCCACCGCGCTCCTCGGCACGGCCGCCGCGCTGCTGCCGGCCGTTCCCGCGCACGCGGCCGCCCCTGCGCAACTGGTCTACGTCGCCAACTCGGACAGCGACTCGGTCACCGTCTACGACCCGGCGACCGGTGCGAAGGTCACCGACGTCATGGTCGGCAGCCAGCCGCGGTCCGTGGCCCTCTCGCCGGACGGGACGCAGGCGTACGTCACCGACTACGCCGGCGGCGCCATCACGGTGATCGACACCGCGACCAACACGGCCGTCGACGCCTTCGCGGTCGGCGCGGCTCCCACCCCGGTCGCCTTCTCCCCGGACGGCGCGCACGCCTACGTGGGCCTGACCGGCAGCCCGGGGCAGGTGGCCGTGATCGACACCGCCACCCGCACGGTCACCGCCACCGTCCCGGTCGGCGGCCAGCCGTTCGCGCTCCAGGTGCGCCCGGACGGCGGCCGGGTCTACGTGGCCGACTTCGTGAAGAACGTGGTGGAGGTGATCGACACCGCCACCAACACCCTCGCCGCCACCATCGCCGAGCCCGCCGGAGCCCGCAGCCCTACGGGGCTGGCGGTCAGCCCCGACGGCGCGTCCGTGTACGTCACCAACTACAACAGCAGGAACGTCACGGTCATCGACGCCGGCAGCTACCTGGTGACGGCCCTCGTCCCGGTCGGCGCGCAGCCGTTCGGCGTGGCGGTCACCCCGGACGGCGGGTCGGTGTACGTGGCCAACATGTCCAGCGGGTCGGTGTCGGTCCTGGACGCCGCGACCAACACCGTCACCGCCACCGTGCCGGTCGGCGTCCGGCCGTTCGGCGTCACGGCGGACCCGGAGGGCGGTGCCGTATACGTCGCCAACAACACGTCGAACACCGTCTCGACGATCAGCACCGCCACCAACACCGTCACCGCCACCGTCTCCGCCGGGCTCGCCCCGTTCGGCCTTGCCGTCAGCAAGCCCGCCCCGCCGAAGGTCACCGGCCTCGCGCCCGGCCACGGCCCCGTCGCCGGCAGCACCACCATCACCCTCACCGGTAGCCACCTGAGCGGCACCACCGCCGTCTCCTTCGACGGCACCCCGGCGGCCAACGTGACGGTGGTCGACGACTCCACCGTCACCGCCGCAGCCCCGGCGCACGCCGCCGGCACCGTCGACGTCACGCTGAGCGCCAGGGGCCGCACCGTGCCCGCCGGGCAGTACACCTACGAGGACCCGGCACCCGTGCTGAGCGGCCTCGCCCCGGCCACCGGCCCGGCCGCCGGCGGCACCGTCGTCACTCTGACCGGCAGCCACTTCACCGGCGCCACCGCCGTGAACTTCGGCACGGTTCCCGCGACTTCGTTCACCGTCGTCGACGACAGCACGATCACCGCCACCGCCCCCGCCGCCGCGGCGGCCGGGCCGGTCGACGTCTCCGTCACCACCCCCGCCGGCACCAGCGCCACCGGCGCCACCGACCGCTACACCTACACCAAGGACACCGCCAAGCTCACCGCGAACCCGCTGCTGCTCTCCATCGGCCCCGGCCAACTGAGCGTCAACCTCAACCTGTCGGCCGCCCTCACCGACACCACCACCGGCAAGGCGGTCCCCGGCGCCACCGTCACCTTCAAAGTCGGCGCCACCACCGTGTGCACCGCGATCACCAACGCCGCGGGCACGGCTTCCTGCACCGGCCCCTGCCCCGTCGCCGCCGTCCTGCTGAACCTCGGCTACACCGCCACCTACGCCGGCGACCCCGCCCACGAGGCGGCCACCGCCACCGCCGGCCTGATCCGGATCGGCTGA